The following are from one region of the Methanofastidiosum sp. genome:
- a CDS encoding 50S ribosomal protein L15e: protein MGYYKYMEEAWKKPREGYTRELWTERLIQWRKEPVTLKIERPTRIDRARKLGYKAKKGFIVARTKVQRGGRKRPTIKGGRRPATKGILRYSPKKSLKWIAEERVQRKFPNLEVLNSYWVGEDGQRVFYEVILVDPFAPEIFADPRINWICERQHKRRVFRGLTSAGKRSRGLRNKGKGAEKLRPSLKARGNRGK from the coding sequence TTGGGATATTACAAATATATGGAAGAGGCTTGGAAAAAGCCAAGAGAAGGGTATACAAGAGAACTTTGGACAGAAAGATTAATTCAGTGGAGAAAGGAACCTGTAACACTAAAAATTGAAAGGCCAACAAGAATCGATCGAGCAAGAAAGCTTGGTTATAAGGCAAAGAAAGGATTTATTGTTGCAAGAACAAAAGTTCAAAGAGGTGGGAGAAAGAGACCCACAATAAAAGGTGGGAGAAGACCCGCAACAAAGGGTATCTTAAGATATTCTCCTAAAAAGAGTCTCAAATGGATTGCAGAAGAGCGTGTTCAAAGAAAGTTTCCAAATCTTGAAGTTTTAAACTCATACTGGGTTGGAGAAGACGGACAGCGTGTTTTTTACGAAGTTATCTTAGTTGATCCTTTTGCACCTGAGATATTTGCAGATCCAAGAATTAACTGGATATGCGAAAGACAGCACAAGAGAAGAGTATTCAGGGGTTTGACCTCGGCAGGAAAGAGATCAAGAGGACTTAGAAACAAAGGAAAAGGTGCTGAGAAGCTTAGACCTTCACTAAAAGCCCGAGGAAACAGAGGTAAGTAA